A stretch of Mycobacterium sp. ITM-2016-00316 DNA encodes these proteins:
- the ripB gene encoding NlpC/P60 family peptidoglycan endopeptidase RipB, whose product MAICAAATVGALLYAPSATAEHTGGHWDPLLPKVVSAGAPGDPVAMANASLQASAAATQTAVNMGRRFLSGLGILGFPSSPATSIRSSRLYGAQAIEHVIRRAGTQLGVPYSWGGGTLDGPSRGVNQGAGTVGFDCSGLTRFAFAGVGVLLPRYSGDQYGAGRKVPLSEAKRGDLLFWGPGGGQHEAIYLGGGRMIEAQQTGVPVKVSPVRMAGMTPHAVRIIES is encoded by the coding sequence ATGGCAATCTGCGCAGCCGCCACGGTGGGGGCGCTCCTGTACGCGCCGTCCGCAACAGCGGAACACACCGGTGGACACTGGGATCCGCTGCTACCCAAGGTGGTCAGCGCCGGCGCGCCCGGTGACCCCGTCGCCATGGCCAATGCGTCGTTGCAGGCGAGCGCCGCGGCAACGCAGACCGCTGTCAACATGGGTCGCCGTTTCTTGAGTGGCCTGGGGATCCTCGGTTTCCCGTCGAGCCCGGCGACGAGTATCCGCAGCAGCCGACTGTATGGCGCACAGGCCATAGAGCACGTCATCCGCCGAGCAGGCACTCAGCTCGGCGTGCCCTACTCCTGGGGCGGAGGCACTCTCGACGGCCCCAGCCGCGGAGTCAATCAGGGCGCCGGAACTGTCGGATTCGACTGCTCCGGGCTCACCCGATTCGCTTTCGCCGGCGTGGGGGTGCTGCTGCCGCGCTACTCCGGCGACCAATACGGGGCCGGGCGCAAAGTTCCGCTGTCCGAAGCCAAACGCGGCGATCTGCTGTTCTGGGGGCCCGGCGGCGGACAACACGAAGCCATCTACCTCGGCGGGGGCCGGATGATCGAGGCACAGCAGACGGGCGTGCCCGTCAAGGTGTCACCGGTGCGCATGGCGGGCATGACCCCGCATGCCGTACGCATCATCGAAAGTTGA
- a CDS encoding cell wall metabolism sensor histidine kinase WalK, with product MTADPQLRSPERIRSHRPGIGLRLLAAQAIVVITGALTTTAVAAIVGPPLFREHLHRAGVPADSAEEVHAEEAYGYATVISIGVAVAVSALVALAVSFYVSRRLQRSITEVASAARAVTKGRYDTRVAPPRLGDDFDALAIAFNKMASRLQTVDSTRQRLFGDLAHEIRTPVAVLEAYMEALEDGVRTLTPETAAMLRDQTRRLVRFSDDVAALAKAEESSFSLTHSMIDAGAVARRCIAAAQARYDSKGVGVGLSQHHALPALWADEQRLAQVLANLLDNALLHTPPGGSVQLSCARVGDSVTIAVADNGEGIAAEHQPKIFERFYRADAARDRERGGAGLGLAIAKALVEAHGGTISVSSAGPGTGATFTVHLPISAAAR from the coding sequence ATGACCGCAGACCCGCAGCTCAGATCGCCCGAACGAATCCGGTCTCACCGTCCGGGCATCGGACTGCGACTGCTGGCCGCTCAAGCCATCGTGGTGATCACCGGCGCTCTGACCACCACCGCCGTGGCCGCCATCGTCGGCCCGCCGCTGTTCCGCGAGCACCTGCACCGAGCCGGGGTGCCGGCAGATTCCGCCGAGGAAGTCCACGCCGAAGAGGCCTATGGCTACGCCACAGTCATCTCGATCGGGGTCGCCGTGGCAGTGTCGGCGCTGGTCGCCTTGGCCGTCAGCTTCTACGTCAGCCGGCGTCTGCAGCGCTCGATCACCGAGGTCGCCTCGGCAGCCAGGGCGGTGACCAAGGGCAGGTACGACACCCGTGTCGCGCCACCGCGCCTCGGCGACGACTTCGACGCACTCGCCATTGCCTTCAACAAGATGGCGTCCCGCCTGCAGACCGTCGACTCGACGCGACAACGGTTGTTCGGCGACCTCGCACACGAAATCCGGACCCCCGTGGCCGTACTGGAGGCCTACATGGAGGCACTCGAAGACGGGGTACGCACCCTGACGCCCGAGACCGCGGCCATGTTGCGCGACCAGACCAGAAGGTTGGTGCGCTTCTCCGACGATGTGGCCGCACTCGCCAAAGCCGAGGAGAGCTCATTCTCTTTGACACACAGCATGATCGACGCCGGCGCTGTCGCCCGTCGCTGCATCGCCGCCGCCCAAGCTCGCTACGACAGCAAGGGGGTGGGTGTCGGCCTCAGCCAGCACCACGCGCTTCCGGCCCTCTGGGCCGATGAGCAACGACTTGCCCAAGTGCTCGCCAACCTTCTCGACAACGCCCTGCTCCACACACCGCCCGGAGGCTCGGTCCAGCTGAGTTGCGCCCGTGTCGGCGACAGCGTGACGATCGCCGTCGCCGACAACGGCGAAGGCATCGCCGCCGAACACCAGCCCAAGATCTTCGAACGGTTCTACCGCGCGGATGCCGCCCGCGACCGTGAACGCGGAGGGGCCGGCCTCGGCCTCGCCATTGCCAAAGCCCTCGTCGAAGCGCACGGCGGAACCATCTCCGTGTCCAGCGCAGGACCCGGAACCGGCGCGACCTTCACGGTCCACTTGCCCATATCCGCCGCGGCCCGCTGA
- a CDS encoding GatB/YqeY domain-containing protein has product MSELKARLRTDLTAAMKAQDKLRTATLRMLLASIQSEEVSGKQARELSDEDVLKVLSREAKKRGEAAEIYTQNGRGELAANEHAEARVIDEYLPTPLTDAELADVVDTALAQVAEELGERPGVRQMGQVMKAANVIAAGKADGARLSAAVKARL; this is encoded by the coding sequence ATGTCGGAATTGAAGGCCAGGCTGCGGACCGATCTGACTGCGGCGATGAAGGCCCAGGACAAACTGCGCACCGCGACGTTGCGCATGTTGCTGGCATCGATCCAGTCCGAAGAGGTTTCGGGCAAGCAGGCCCGTGAGCTCTCGGACGAGGATGTGCTGAAGGTGCTGTCGCGGGAGGCGAAGAAACGCGGTGAGGCCGCCGAGATCTACACCCAGAACGGGCGCGGTGAGCTGGCGGCCAATGAGCACGCCGAGGCCCGTGTCATCGACGAGTACCTGCCCACACCGTTGACCGATGCCGAGTTGGCCGATGTGGTGGACACCGCGCTGGCCCAGGTCGCCGAGGAACTCGGTGAACGGCCCGGGGTCAGGCAGATGGGTCAGGTGATGAAGGCGGCCAATGTCATCGCCGCCGGCAAGGCCGACGGGGCCCGGTTATCCGCGGCGGTGAAGGCTCGCCTGTAG
- a CDS encoding acyl-CoA thioesterase II has product MTTKSWIAGLLDFDRDGDVFIAPQWSGPGARLFGGLIAAQSLGAAGATVDPDKRPQSLHAYFVRGGQHGVDVELQVERTRDGRSFDTRRVTARQQGKVILEMIASFHVDEPGADWFPPRAPSVELVDALAKNPDLDVVDRFELRCNPDDDSPFAVPPFWIRTRDRIEDDPLIQACTLTYMSDLGPVPAARPPGTPVGEDVGYAASLDHSVWFHRPFRPDAWHRYEVDSLGNSHSRGLVVGGLYDETGSLIANTSQQALWRLGGQERSDPGGVPDGV; this is encoded by the coding sequence ATGACCACCAAGAGCTGGATCGCCGGCCTGCTCGACTTCGACCGCGACGGCGATGTGTTCATCGCCCCGCAGTGGAGCGGGCCGGGGGCGCGGCTGTTCGGCGGACTCATCGCCGCCCAGTCGCTGGGTGCCGCGGGCGCGACCGTCGATCCCGACAAGCGACCGCAGTCGCTGCACGCCTACTTCGTCCGCGGTGGACAACACGGGGTCGATGTCGAACTGCAGGTCGAGCGCACCCGCGATGGCCGATCCTTCGACACCCGCCGCGTCACCGCCCGCCAGCAGGGCAAAGTCATCCTGGAGATGATCGCGTCCTTCCACGTCGACGAACCTGGCGCGGACTGGTTCCCGCCGCGGGCGCCCAGCGTCGAACTCGTCGACGCCCTCGCGAAGAACCCGGACCTGGACGTGGTCGACCGGTTCGAACTGCGCTGCAATCCCGACGACGATTCGCCGTTCGCGGTCCCGCCGTTCTGGATCCGCACCCGCGACCGGATCGAGGACGATCCGCTGATCCAGGCCTGCACCCTGACCTACATGTCCGACCTGGGCCCGGTGCCCGCCGCCCGCCCACCCGGCACCCCGGTCGGTGAGGACGTCGGCTACGCCGCCAGCCTGGACCACTCGGTGTGGTTTCACCGGCCGTTCCGCCCCGATGCCTGGCACCGGTATGAGGTCGACTCGCTGGGCAACAGCCACTCCCGCGGACTGGTGGTCGGCGGGTTGTACGACGAGACCGGCTCACTGATCGCCAACACCAGCCAGCAGGCCCTGTGGCGGCTCGGCGGGCAGGAGCGCAGCGACCCGGGAGGTGTTCCTGACGGCGTGTGA
- a CDS encoding amino acid permease, translating into MSTDASTYDNSALTHEDEGYHKSLKPRQIQMIAIGGAIGTGLFMGAGSRLHDAGPGLFLVYAFCGVFVFFIMRALGELVLHRPSSGSFVSYAREFFGEKTAYVTGWLYFFNWAATAIVDVTAVALYVHFWGMFEAIPQWLIALVALAIVMTMNIISVKLFGEMEFWASIIKVAALVTFLVVGIVFLAGRFEIEGASTGFSVISDNGGLLPTGMFSLVIVTSGVIFAYAAVELVGIAAGETAEPAKVMPRAINSVIVRIAVFYVGSLILLALLLPYTTYRAGESPFVTFFSKIGVPAAGGIMNLVVLTAAMSSLNAGLYSTGRILRSMAMNGSAPAFTGKMNRNGVPFGGIALTGALTLLGVILNLFVPEEAFNIALDLSALGIIATWAMIVACQLQLWRWEQKGILQRPKFRLPGTPYTSYATLVFLAAVTVLMCYENYWNLIAILVIGPMLVGGWYVVRGKVMTMAQQRIGYTGDYPVIPQPPIPERGGHGDDT; encoded by the coding sequence ATGTCGACCGACGCATCAACATACGACAATTCGGCACTGACACACGAAGACGAGGGCTACCACAAGTCGCTCAAGCCACGGCAGATCCAGATGATCGCCATCGGCGGAGCGATCGGCACCGGCCTGTTCATGGGTGCAGGTAGTCGACTGCACGACGCCGGACCCGGCTTGTTCCTGGTGTACGCGTTCTGCGGTGTGTTCGTGTTCTTCATCATGCGGGCGCTCGGCGAACTCGTGCTGCACCGGCCGTCCTCGGGCTCCTTCGTCTCCTATGCGCGCGAATTCTTCGGCGAGAAAACGGCTTACGTCACCGGCTGGCTGTACTTCTTCAACTGGGCGGCGACCGCCATCGTCGACGTCACCGCGGTGGCGCTCTACGTGCATTTCTGGGGGATGTTCGAGGCCATTCCGCAATGGCTGATCGCCCTGGTCGCGCTGGCCATCGTGATGACCATGAACATCATCTCGGTGAAACTGTTCGGTGAGATGGAATTCTGGGCATCCATCATCAAGGTCGCCGCACTGGTGACGTTCCTGGTCGTGGGCATCGTGTTCCTCGCCGGCAGATTCGAGATCGAAGGCGCATCAACCGGTTTCAGTGTCATCAGCGACAACGGCGGACTACTGCCCACCGGCATGTTCTCCCTGGTGATCGTCACCTCCGGTGTCATCTTCGCTTATGCGGCAGTGGAACTCGTCGGCATCGCCGCCGGCGAGACGGCCGAACCGGCCAAGGTCATGCCGCGCGCCATCAACTCGGTGATCGTGCGCATCGCCGTGTTCTACGTCGGATCGCTGATACTGCTCGCGCTGTTGCTGCCGTACACCACCTACCGGGCCGGCGAGAGCCCGTTCGTCACGTTCTTCTCCAAGATCGGCGTCCCCGCGGCGGGCGGCATCATGAATCTGGTGGTGCTCACCGCCGCCATGTCCAGCCTCAACGCCGGTCTCTACTCCACCGGTCGCATCCTGCGGTCGATGGCCATGAACGGCAGCGCGCCGGCATTCACCGGAAAGATGAACCGCAACGGTGTGCCATTCGGCGGTATCGCGCTGACAGGCGCGCTCACCCTGCTCGGCGTGATCCTGAACCTCTTCGTTCCGGAAGAGGCGTTCAACATTGCGCTCGATCTCTCGGCGCTGGGCATCATCGCCACCTGGGCCATGATCGTCGCCTGCCAGCTTCAGCTCTGGCGCTGGGAGCAGAAGGGCATCCTGCAACGTCCGAAGTTCCGGCTACCCGGCACGCCGTACACCAGCTACGCGACGCTGGTGTTCCTCGCCGCGGTGACGGTGCTGATGTGCTACGAGAACTATTGGAACCTCATCGCCATCCTGGTGATCGGCCCGATGCTGGTGGGTGGTTGGTACGTCGTCCGCGGCAAGGTGATGACGATGGCCCAACAACGGATCGGCTACACGGGCGACTACCCCGTCATCCCGCAACCCCCCATCCCGGAGCGTGGCGGGCACGGCGACGACACGTAG
- a CDS encoding DUF4129 domain-containing protein → MTGINIDGDAAHDAAQRELGKPIYPRPSLTEQLLAWLDEILYKVFTNGSWLPGGWITLALLLTVLAVAVFVAIRIARRTMRTNRGSARSLFGDHDLSAAQHRTEAERFAAQGDWALAIRHRLRAVARGLEETGFLDAVPGRTATELAHDAAAARPDLAAEFGYAADTFNGVSYGAKQGTETGYRQIAALDRNLLRAGTA, encoded by the coding sequence GTGACCGGTATCAACATCGACGGCGACGCCGCGCACGATGCTGCCCAGCGCGAACTCGGCAAGCCGATCTATCCCCGACCGTCGCTGACCGAACAACTGCTGGCCTGGCTCGACGAGATCCTCTACAAGGTCTTCACGAACGGATCGTGGTTACCCGGTGGTTGGATCACCCTGGCGCTGCTGCTGACCGTCCTCGCCGTGGCGGTCTTCGTGGCGATCCGGATCGCCCGGCGCACCATGCGCACGAATCGCGGATCGGCACGCTCGCTGTTCGGTGATCACGATCTCAGCGCCGCGCAACATCGCACCGAGGCTGAGAGGTTTGCCGCACAAGGCGATTGGGCGCTGGCCATCCGGCACCGGTTACGCGCGGTGGCGCGTGGGCTGGAGGAGACGGGCTTCCTGGATGCAGTGCCCGGCCGCACGGCGACCGAGCTGGCCCACGACGCCGCGGCGGCGCGGCCCGACCTGGCAGCCGAGTTCGGTTACGCGGCAGACACCTTCAACGGCGTCAGCTACGGGGCAAAGCAGGGCACCGAAACCGGCTACCGGCAGATCGCCGCACTGGATCGCAACCTGCTGCGGGCGGGCACAGCGTGA
- a CDS encoding DUF305 domain-containing protein — MQRHRYGYGVAALAASALFVSACSGTADTGEVSSVTTSMSTSASASADAGTHNDADVAFAQGMIPHHEQAIEMSDMLLGKQGVDPAVVSLADTIKGAQAPEIETMQGWLQQWGVPAAPATSGADMPGHNMPGHDMSGEGGMGDMPGMGGGGHGMMSDADMAALQNAQGADAGRLFLEQMIEHHEGAIVMAQQEIDNGQFPAAVDMARSIVSSQQAEIEEMRTLLAE; from the coding sequence ATGCAGCGTCATCGATATGGATACGGGGTCGCGGCGCTCGCTGCGTCGGCTCTGTTCGTGAGCGCGTGTTCGGGCACGGCGGACACCGGCGAGGTGTCGTCGGTCACCACGTCGATGTCGACATCAGCCAGTGCTTCGGCCGACGCCGGCACGCACAACGACGCCGACGTGGCATTTGCGCAGGGCATGATCCCGCACCACGAGCAGGCGATCGAGATGAGCGACATGCTCCTCGGGAAGCAGGGAGTGGATCCTGCGGTGGTCTCACTGGCCGACACGATCAAGGGCGCTCAGGCGCCCGAGATCGAGACGATGCAGGGCTGGCTGCAACAGTGGGGCGTCCCGGCTGCACCGGCGACGAGCGGCGCCGACATGCCCGGCCACAACATGCCCGGTCATGACATGTCGGGCGAGGGCGGCATGGGCGATATGCCGGGTATGGGTGGCGGTGGTCACGGCATGATGTCCGACGCCGACATGGCGGCGCTGCAGAATGCGCAGGGCGCGGACGCCGGGCGGTTGTTCCTGGAGCAGATGATCGAGCACCACGAGGGCGCGATCGTCATGGCCCAGCAGGAGATCGACAACGGGCAGTTCCCGGCGGCGGTCGACATGGCGCGCAGCATCGTGTCGTCGCAGCAAGCGGAGATCGAGGAGATGCGGACCCTGCTCGCCGAGTAG
- a CDS encoding DUF4350 domain-containing protein, with protein MIKQRWRTARWVLLALLVIALVSTLSAYLTAPRPGGLMEAGSTSPDGAHALVTLLEDQGVDVVVAEDVDDVAAAARPDTLILIAQTFFLLDDADLATLADLPGDRLLVAPAARTRERLAPSIRLDGTVQFGGQPGCDLREAVTSGDVQFGISDSYRSDGDLPVTRCYDGALVRFTESGRTTTVVGSADFMTNAGLLGQGSAALAMNLAGTRDRVIWYAPQRLQGESSGEASLLDLAPSQVGWAVLQLCLAVVLVAWWRGRRLGPLVAEQLPVVVRASETVEGRARLYRSHRARDRAADALRTAALARLLPRLGLGRSASPPAVAAALTQRVGRDFGSVLFGPAPETDAELLELAHQLDDLERQVAQS; from the coding sequence GTGATCAAGCAACGTTGGCGGACAGCACGCTGGGTTCTCCTCGCGCTGTTGGTGATTGCGCTGGTGTCCACGCTCAGCGCCTATCTCACCGCACCGCGCCCGGGTGGCCTGATGGAGGCCGGCTCCACCTCCCCCGACGGCGCGCACGCTCTGGTCACGCTACTGGAAGACCAGGGGGTCGACGTGGTCGTCGCCGAGGACGTCGACGATGTCGCCGCGGCGGCGCGTCCGGACACGCTGATCCTCATCGCCCAGACCTTCTTTCTGCTCGACGACGCCGATCTGGCCACCCTGGCCGACCTTCCCGGCGACCGGTTGTTGGTCGCCCCCGCCGCACGCACCCGGGAACGACTGGCACCGTCGATCCGGCTGGACGGTACGGTGCAGTTCGGCGGCCAACCCGGTTGCGATCTGCGGGAAGCCGTGACATCGGGGGACGTGCAGTTCGGCATCAGCGACAGCTACCGCAGCGACGGCGACCTGCCGGTCACGCGCTGCTATGACGGTGCGCTGGTGCGCTTCACAGAATCCGGACGCACCACCACCGTGGTCGGCAGCGCGGACTTCATGACCAACGCCGGCCTGCTGGGGCAGGGCAGCGCGGCGCTGGCGATGAATCTGGCCGGCACCCGCGACCGGGTGATCTGGTATGCGCCGCAGCGCCTGCAGGGCGAATCCTCCGGTGAGGCATCGTTGTTGGATCTGGCGCCCAGCCAGGTCGGTTGGGCGGTCCTGCAGTTGTGCCTCGCGGTGGTGCTGGTCGCCTGGTGGCGCGGGCGCCGACTGGGGCCGCTGGTCGCCGAGCAACTGCCCGTCGTGGTGCGGGCGTCGGAGACGGTGGAGGGCCGGGCCCGGCTGTACCGCTCCCACCGCGCACGTGACCGCGCGGCCGACGCACTACGTACCGCGGCGCTCGCCCGCCTGCTTCCCCGACTCGGCCTCGGGCGCTCCGCGTCGCCACCGGCCGTGGCCGCGGCGCTCACCCAACGTGTCGGCCGGGACTTCGGCTCCGTGCTGTTCGGTCCGGCCCCCGAGACCGACGCCGAACTTCTCGAACTCGCCCACCAACTCGATGATCTCGAAAGGCAGGTCGCACAGTCGTGA
- a CDS encoding heavy metal translocating P-type ATPase yields the protein MTHQHQHQGHGGHGDHVAQFRKLFWINLIIAIPVVVFSAMFAMLVGYDIPDFRLAPWIAPLLGTVMYTVGGRPFLTGAVSEIRSRKPGMMLLIGLAITVAFLASWGASLGLLHHELEFWWELALLIVIMLLGHWVEMRSLAQTTSALDSLAALLPDEAEKVDGDSTVTVSPADLRVGDLVVIRPGGSVPADGTIVDGRADMDESMVTGESRPVARGIGESVTAGTVATDSGLRVKITATGDDTALAGIQRLVTEAQNSTSRAQRLADRAAGWLFWFALAAAGATALVWAIAGDPDASVVRAITVLVIACPHALGLAIPLVVSIATERAARGGVLIKDRLALEGMRTVDAVLFDKTGTLTKGEPTVTAIETVGDLDAATMLALAAAAEADSEHPLAKAIVRAADDRGLDVPRATGFSSSPAVGVTATIDGREVRVGGPRLLEELDQREVQAAARWRENGAIILHVVRDGAVIGGVSLADEVRHESREAVDALHKLGVEVVMITGDAQAVADTVGHELGIDRVFAGVRPEDKASKVSALQREGKKVAMVGDGVNDAPALAQADVGIAIGAGTDVAIASAGVILASSDPRSVLSVIELSRASYRKMKQNLWWGAGYNLVSVPLAAGILAPVGFVLPMSVGAILMSLSTIVVALNAQVLRRLDLRPEVSAKAVLDR from the coding sequence ATGACACACCAGCACCAGCACCAGGGTCACGGCGGCCACGGAGATCACGTCGCCCAGTTTCGGAAACTGTTCTGGATCAACCTGATCATCGCCATACCGGTCGTGGTGTTCTCGGCCATGTTCGCCATGCTCGTCGGCTACGACATACCGGATTTCCGCCTCGCACCGTGGATTGCGCCCCTGCTGGGCACGGTGATGTACACCGTTGGTGGACGTCCCTTCCTCACCGGCGCCGTCAGTGAGATCCGTTCCCGCAAACCGGGAATGATGTTGCTGATCGGACTGGCCATCACCGTTGCGTTCCTCGCGTCCTGGGGTGCAAGCCTGGGTCTGCTGCACCATGAGCTCGAATTCTGGTGGGAACTGGCGCTCCTCATCGTCATCATGCTGCTGGGCCACTGGGTGGAGATGCGCTCGCTGGCCCAGACGACATCGGCACTGGACTCGTTGGCCGCTCTCCTGCCCGACGAAGCGGAAAAAGTCGACGGCGACAGCACCGTGACGGTGTCCCCGGCAGATCTGCGCGTCGGTGATCTGGTGGTGATCCGCCCCGGCGGAAGTGTTCCCGCCGACGGCACGATCGTCGACGGACGCGCCGACATGGACGAGTCGATGGTCACCGGTGAATCCCGACCCGTGGCCCGGGGAATCGGAGAGTCGGTGACCGCAGGCACCGTCGCCACCGATTCCGGTCTGCGCGTGAAGATCACCGCGACCGGGGACGATACCGCGCTGGCCGGTATCCAGCGCCTGGTCACCGAGGCGCAGAACTCCACATCGCGAGCTCAACGCCTCGCCGACCGCGCCGCCGGATGGCTGTTCTGGTTCGCGCTCGCCGCCGCCGGCGCCACCGCACTGGTCTGGGCCATCGCCGGGGATCCGGATGCCTCCGTCGTACGCGCGATCACCGTCCTGGTCATCGCCTGCCCCCACGCCCTGGGCCTGGCCATTCCGCTGGTCGTCTCCATCGCCACCGAGCGCGCCGCACGCGGCGGCGTTCTGATCAAAGATCGGCTCGCGCTGGAGGGCATGCGCACCGTGGATGCGGTGCTTTTCGACAAGACCGGCACCCTGACCAAAGGCGAACCCACCGTGACCGCCATCGAGACCGTCGGCGACCTCGATGCGGCAACCATGCTCGCGCTGGCCGCCGCGGCTGAGGCCGACAGCGAACACCCGCTGGCCAAGGCGATCGTGAGGGCGGCCGATGACCGCGGGCTCGACGTCCCCCGCGCCACCGGCTTCTCCTCGTCTCCGGCCGTGGGGGTCACCGCAACCATCGACGGCCGCGAAGTGCGGGTGGGCGGCCCGCGCCTGCTCGAAGAACTCGACCAACGCGAAGTCCAGGCCGCCGCACGATGGCGGGAGAACGGTGCCATCATCCTGCACGTGGTGCGTGACGGCGCCGTCATCGGTGGTGTGAGTCTGGCCGACGAAGTCCGTCACGAATCCCGCGAGGCCGTCGACGCCTTGCACAAGCTCGGCGTGGAAGTCGTCATGATCACCGGTGACGCGCAGGCCGTTGCCGACACCGTCGGGCACGAACTCGGCATCGACCGTGTCTTTGCCGGCGTCCGGCCCGAAGACAAAGCCTCCAAAGTGTCTGCACTGCAACGTGAAGGCAAGAAGGTCGCCATGGTCGGCGACGGCGTCAATGACGCCCCCGCGCTGGCCCAGGCCGATGTCGGCATCGCGATCGGAGCGGGCACCGATGTCGCGATCGCTTCAGCGGGCGTCATCCTGGCCAGTTCGGATCCGCGCTCGGTGCTGTCGGTGATCGAACTGTCCCGCGCCAGTTACCGCAAGATGAAACAGAACCTGTGGTGGGGCGCCGGTTACAACCTGGTCTCCGTGCCGCTGGCCGCCGGGATTCTGGCGCCCGTCGGCTTCGTGCTGCCGATGTCGGTCGGCGCAATCCTGATGTCGCTGTCCACCATCGTCGTCGCGCTCAACGCGCAAGTGTTGCGGCGTCTCGACCTCCGACCGGAGGTCAGCGCGAAAGCAGTACTGGACCGCTGA
- a CDS encoding three-helix bundle dimerization domain-containing protein produces the protein MLKIDEGEQIANVEDRLMKRFTDVPAEQVSATVAQAHKHFIASTVRDYVALLVERRAHAELQASLHRRG, from the coding sequence GTGCTCAAGATCGATGAAGGTGAACAGATCGCGAATGTCGAAGACCGGCTCATGAAACGTTTCACCGACGTGCCCGCGGAGCAGGTCAGCGCCACCGTCGCGCAGGCCCACAAGCACTTCATCGCCAGCACGGTCCGCGACTACGTCGCGCTGCTCGTCGAGCGCCGTGCCCACGCGGAGCTACAGGCGAGCCTTCACCGCCGCGGATAA
- a CDS encoding serine/threonine-protein kinase has translation MLEPGDVISDYTIDALLGSGASADVYRVHHTGSTDAVALKVLHTDPAGHPRTRERFAREFTIAAMLDHPHIVAMYEQGDSPALWMTMQYIDGPESSVLIPKTGQEPDIAAILRASGQIADAVDYAHSMDVLHRDIKPANILLDIGHENAFLNDFGIAQLIDDVSPLARNGRVRGSIAYAAPELLQGQQLTPATDLYGLACTMVEWITALPPYPRSTPFAITYAHLHDPTPALSRRRRWLPSGIDSIFAKALAKDPAARYVSCTELVDIVSRLLRGVPVPPARSAGHRWPWDRN, from the coding sequence GTGTTAGAACCCGGTGATGTCATCTCCGACTACACCATCGACGCCCTGCTGGGCAGTGGCGCAAGCGCCGATGTCTACCGCGTGCATCACACCGGAAGCACCGATGCGGTGGCGTTGAAGGTCTTGCACACGGATCCGGCGGGCCACCCCCGGACGCGGGAGCGGTTCGCGCGCGAATTCACCATCGCCGCCATGCTGGATCATCCACACATCGTGGCCATGTACGAGCAAGGTGACAGCCCGGCGCTGTGGATGACGATGCAGTACATCGACGGCCCGGAATCCTCGGTCCTGATTCCGAAGACCGGCCAGGAACCGGACATCGCAGCGATCCTGCGAGCGTCGGGCCAGATCGCCGATGCTGTGGACTATGCCCACTCGATGGATGTCCTGCACCGAGATATCAAGCCCGCCAACATCTTGCTCGACATCGGTCACGAAAACGCGTTCCTCAACGATTTCGGCATCGCCCAGTTGATAGACGATGTCTCGCCGCTGGCACGCAACGGCCGTGTCCGTGGTTCCATCGCCTACGCGGCACCCGAACTGCTTCAGGGCCAACAATTGACGCCCGCAACAGATCTCTACGGGCTGGCCTGCACCATGGTCGAGTGGATCACCGCGCTTCCGCCGTATCCCCGCAGCACACCGTTCGCGATCACCTACGCACATCTGCACGATCCGACGCCCGCACTGAGCAGGCGGCGCCGTTGGCTTCCCAGTGGCATCGACTCGATATTCGCGAAGGCTCTGGCGAAAGATCCTGCAGCGCGCTATGTCTCGTGTACAGAGCTCGTCGACATCGTGTCGCGTCTGCTGCGCGGCGTTCCGGTGCCACCGGCCCGCTCCGCCGGCCACCGATGGCCATGGGACAGAAACTGA